DNA from Meleagris gallopavo isolate NT-WF06-2002-E0010 breed Aviagen turkey brand Nicholas breeding stock chromosome 12, Turkey_5.1, whole genome shotgun sequence:
AGGTTACTTTGTCTTTTTCACTTGGGCATGAGCCAAACAAGGGCTTCAGGTTCAAGATCCTTTGTCCAAATGCCAAATAGGttttgcagaagggaaaaggacCGCTTTGGATGGGGGTAACCTACTGTGGTGATTAAGCTGGTTGTTAAAAGGGCTGACATCTCTCAGCTCAAGTTCTGAACTTTCCCTACGCTTGTTTTTATGGCATGATTatgtgtgctgggagcaggaTGTAGGCAGAGCCCTCCTGGAACACCTTCGTTACCAAAGGTGTGAGCACATCCCAGTAGCTATGCATCCTCTGTATGCAAGAGGCTGGGGAGAGAGGTTCCTTTCCTCTTGCTGCAGTAATTGCTGACTGAATGCAGCTTAGGGAACAGGCACATTTCACACCTGACTGTTTGATTATCCCTCTATTGGCCTCGCTTTTTTTGCAGCAAGTGATTTAAGAGCCATTCTTGTGAAACGCAGCGCCAGAGCCTGGCTATTGCAAAGGCAATAGTTAACAGCCAGCAAACAGGGCTGAGAAATGCTTGTAGAGGAGGAGTTTGAGTATTAAAACACTCAGCCAGGTTTAGCTCTTGCCTCGCATGCTTCCAGCCCTGGAAATGCTCACGTTGTTGCGCGATGAAAACCTCGTGCTGTATTTTCACCTTCTCCCTTTCTGCAAGGTTAATGCGTTGCTATGTCCTATGACCTGGAGAATTTAATCTTGTCATCTTGTATGAATTTCAAGTCAAGCTCTTCCAGcgcatttttcttttttcttttttcttttttttttttgcatctttcagTCTCAACGAGTTCACCCTTTAACTGCAGATGCTTAACACTAATGAGCAGCTGGCTTCCAGGAACAGAGATAGCACACGAGACTCAAATATCTCCTCTGATGGTTTTCAGGCAGCAGTAAACCATCACATCCCCATCAATTATATTTATTAGGAACGTGAAGCACAGAAATATGTATGAAAATGTATCTTTTCCCATTGAGTTTAAGCAATATTTTCACTGCAGTATTAGTTTCTGAGCTTGACATTGCCAAAGGGGAGAGTGGTGCGAATGCCAACTTGTTTATTtgcatcttcctttttctcttcttacatGCACATGAAAGCTTGCAGTGCTAAATATGCTGCAAGAGGGTCACAGTGGTGTATTCCCACTTTGGATTCTTACACTGCAATTGGGAATTTGCCCCAAACAAAATGTAGGGCTTTGGGAAATCCTGCTTTCCTCCATTCTATCCTAAGCAATGTGTGTTTGCCTTGTTCTGTACACATGTGGCTGGGTTAATTGGCACATCCCAGCCAAGGTAATGGGGGCAGCTCGGGGTTGGGAGGTTCCTCCTTTAGCACCAAGTGACTCAAACCACAGTCCAGCGATAACACAGCCATTTGATTTGAAAAGATGCATGCAGTGTTAAAGGGATTGTGTTATATGGGATGTCGTGTGGGGGTTGAGTGATCGCCAGGGTTGGGGAGGAAAATCCGTTAGGGCATTTTAAATGCATGTTAAAGTCAGTATGATGCATCAGGATGCAGTTAGATGGGAATGCATGGAGGACCACGATAAGGACTGCTCTGcccttcccctctgctcagtTCTGCCCCATCGCAGATCCCAGTGCCAACGGGGATGGTTCATTCCATGAATGGGACTTTCCTTGAGTCCAGCTGGTGGTGAAGCttttgtggttggactcgatgatcctgaaggtcttttccaacctgagttattctgtgattctcacgTCGTCTGCCAGGATCATCGGTGGTGGGGAAGGAATGGGGAAGGGAGCGTGCAGCACTGCAAACGCTCACGTGTGGAACTGTGCCAACGAAACACTCACGTTGCTCCTCTCTCCTAGGTGTGCCCTTATCCACCCAGTGGGGACCTCAGGGCTACTTCTATCCCATCCAGATCGCACAGTACGGGTTGAGTCACTACAGCAAAAACCTGACAGAGAAGCCCCCGCACATCGAGGTGTACGAAACGGCTGAGGAGAAGGAcaggggcagcagggcagccGAGTGGATCGTGCCCAAGGGCTGCTCCCTTTCCACAGTGCCCGATAAAGCCAAGTTCACCAGTGTTAAGCACTTTGTTGCTCCAGGTGGGTGATGGCAGACAGACTGTTGGCTCGGTCAGCGGGGGGCCCTCCTCCATTtcctctggttttgtttgtatgAAGAGCTTTCCATCCCGAGGACCTTACCTGAAAACATCATTgagttgtgtatttttttatttttttttactgtttttttctccatcactgCTCTTTGAAACATGTGAGTATATTTTGGGAGGGATGCTGAGCAttgcagctcagcagagcagctgtgctcaCATTTCCTGAGCCTGCTTGCTTCTGTCCCAGAATGGAAGCAAAGCACTCCAGCCCACAGTGCTGGAGTATGATGTGAGAGCTGGTATGTGAAGCGGGGTATGATGTGAGGTGACAGAGGGGGGCACTTTTCAGCCTGAGCAGATGTCCCATGCAGGACTGCTGCTGGGACCCTGCATCTCTTCATTGGAATGCCACTATTTTTGTAGCTTGAGGGCCAGACCTCATTCTGGTTTAATTGGGTTGCCGTAATGATGCAGCAAGAGGATGTGGTGTATTTGCAGGTAGTTAGGGGTGGTTTCTTATGCTCTTTGCCCTCTCTCAGTATAACTAAATCAGCTTCTGTGTTGCAGTGACCGTATATAGGTGATGAATGTTTTTCcaggggaggaaaggaaaacccCCTAATGGGCAGATGGGCATCAAGAGacccccagcagctcccagtgtTGGTGGCATTGTCAGGCTGCAGTACCACTGCCTCCAGGCTCATGGAGGTGGCCCACCACGTCCCCACAGCCTTGGCTTTGTGGGCTGTGTGGGCTCTCACACCACTGCACACCACATGCCTGCTGTTACCCGCTTGACTTTCCCCTGTTCTGCTTCGTCCTGAGCAGAGGTTTATTTTGAGAAGTGGATTATTTCATGCAGGAGTTTCCTTTGTGCTCAGACAGATTCGTTAATAAGGACGTAATGTATTTTTCCTCAATCAATACCCATTAGAATTAATGAGTCCATTACTTAAAAAGACAATGAAGTAATTTTCAGTTGGCACCTTAGGCTCAGGCCTCTGGGGAAAAGCTGCCGAACACTCTCATGTCTTTGTAGTAGAGAAATACAGGGAGAGAGGaggctgaaagagctgctgTGTGTTCTGTCCTCATCCTTTATTGATGGCAGagtgctgtgcagggctgaaggctgcagtCTGCATCCACTGGTCTGAGATGGCTGTAAGTAATGGCTTTAGAGGCGCTTATGGCTGTAGAAGGAGCACGCAGCCTTCAGGTTTCCTTCTTAAAGCACCTTTTCCCATCATAGTTCACTTTGTTGTGGCACCAGAAGTTATTTACATGGAACTGTGCACGATATTCAGGGCACAGCACAGTGGTACTGCAGTGCACGGTGCAGAAGAGCCCAAGATATGAAATGCAGTGGGAGTGGTTGGAGATGGGGAAGCCATTGCCACAGCCCTCTGTTTGCACGTTATGGGATATTTTACATGTCAGGAGGTAGCAGAATGGAAACAGTGGTCTTCCATGGGAGGGTTTTAATTCTGTTAATTTAAAACATCTGCCTTTTAAGTGTTGGTCAGCCCTCAAAGCTGTGGGATTTGCACGTGGCATTACAGATGCATTAGCTGCACTAGGTGCTACTACCTGGGAGCTTTATttattgttgtgttttaaactgAACTGAATTTTGCCAACTGAGAGGTTAATAAACACTTTTAATATTATCTTCTTTCTATATACCACGgggatatggcactgagggacgtgggcagtgggcatggtggggtgggttggggatCTCAGAGGGCATTTCCAGCTGtcatgattctatggttctactAAACATTAAGGTCTGTTTGTGGCCGTATTAAGGTCGTACCCTACCCCAAATTCCTGGCCTGTGTCCTCCCAGCACCACCTGAAGGCGCGGTGGAATCCCCTATGACTCTCCTTGCCTCGGCTTTTCTCTGCCCAAATCCTGCTGCGTTGGATCCCCAGCAGTGGCTGCctgggctgtgtgctgagcCCCTGGCACGCTCAGCTACTGTGGGCTGCTCCCTGCCACAGCCATCGCTCACGGCTTTACTTTTATGCTTAATTAAATAATACATGTACAGAAAGCAGAGGCCGTTTGAATTATTGATCAACTCGCCTAAAAGCATTTGAGTTTTGTCTGGTTACCTCTGGATGCTGCGCTCTGTATCTCTGATATCTTTAAAGAAAGGAACTCTTTCCCACCGAACaactgtttatttgttttgcagagaaCACCGAGGGGGTTTCCCTGCAGCTCGGGAACACCAgagatttcattatttctttcgATCTCAAGTTCGTAACCAACGggagcatttctgtgctgctggagacCACGGAAAAGAACCAGCTCTTCACCGTGCACTACGTCTCCAACACGCAGCTCATCGCCTTCAGGGAGCGCGACATCTACTACGGCATCGGGGCCCGCACCGCCTGGAGCACCGTCACACGGGACCTGGTGACCGACCTGCGCAAGGGCGTGGGGCTGTCCAACACCAAGGCCGTCAAGCAGACCAAAATAATGCCTAAGAAGGTGGTGAGGCTGATCGCGAAGGGGCGGGGGTTCCTCGACAACGTCACCATATCGGCCACCGCGCACATGGCGGCTTTCTTCGCGGCCAGCAACTGGCTGGTGAGGAACCAGGACGAGCGGGGCGGCTGGCCCATCATGGTGACCAGGAAGCTGGGGGAAGGCTTCAAGTCCTTGGACCCGGGCTGGTACTCGGCCATGGCGCAGGGCCAGGCCATCTCCACGCTGGTGCGGGCCTACCTGCTGACCAAGGAGCACGCCTTCCTCAGCGCCGCGCTGCGGGCCACTGCGCCCTACAAGCTGCCATCAGAGCAGCACGGGGTGAAGGCTGTGTTCATGAACAGGCACGACTGGTACGAGGAGTACCCCACCTCGCCCAGCTCCTTTGTGCTCAACGGCTTCATGTACTCGCTCATCGGGCTCTACGACCTGAAGGAGACCGCGGGGGAGAAGCTGGGCAAAGAGGCACGGCTGCTGTATGAGCGTGGCATGGAGTCCCTGAAGGCCATGCTGCCCCTCTACGACACCGGCTCCGGGACCATCTACGACCTGCGGCACTTCATGCTGGGCACCGCTCCCAACCTGGCGCGCTGGGACTACCACACCACCCACATCaaccagctccagctgctcagcaccatCGACGAGGCCCCGATTTTTAAAGAGTTTGTCAGGAGGTGGAAGAGCTACCTGCGGGGCGGCAGGGCAAAGCACAACTAGAGCTGACAACCAAAGCCCTCGTGCCTGCTGGCGGCGAAGGTTCGGGCTTCTGGAGCTCGGCGAGGGGACACCTGAAAAGGTCGCATCCTAAATTCGTACGGACCGTTTCGAAGAAGTGATCCTTAAAACTGATCTCCTGAAATAATTGCATTCCAGTGTGAAAACCTTTGGGTCTGATGGGCAGGAATCGAGGACTTCAGCTCACTCTCTGTAGCACTCCACCGTGACGTTACCCGCACGAAGCAAAACCCATCTGTGCAC
Protein-coding regions in this window:
- the GLCE gene encoding D-glucuronyl C5-epimerase isoform X1, whose product is MRCLAARVNYKTLIIICALFTLVTVLLWNRCSSDGAGPFPRSPGGPERRAAAASSGPARDVAKQSEEASPQEQQKAPPVVGGFNRAPGLKYEEIDCLINDEHTIKGRREGSEVFLPFSWVEKYFEVYGKIAQYDGYDRFEFSHSYSKVYTQRAPYHPDGVFMSFEGYNVEVRDRVKCISGVEGVPLSTQWGPQGYFYPIQIAQYGLSHYSKNLTEKPPHIEVYETAEEKDRGSRAAEWIVPKGCSLSTVPDKAKFTSVKHFVAPENTEGVSLQLGNTRDFIISFDLKFVTNGSISVLLETTEKNQLFTVHYVSNTQLIAFRERDIYYGIGARTAWSTVTRDLVTDLRKGVGLSNTKAVKQTKIMPKKVVRLIAKGRGFLDNVTISATAHMAAFFAASNWLVRNQDERGGWPIMVTRKLGEGFKSLDPGWYSAMAQGQAISTLVRAYLLTKEHAFLSAALRATAPYKLPSEQHGVKAVFMNRHDWYEEYPTSPSSFVLNGFMYSLIGLYDLKETAGEKLGKEARLLYERGMESLKAMLPLYDTGSGTIYDLRHFMLGTAPNLARWDYHTTHINQLQLLSTIDEAPIFKEFVRRWKSYLRGGRAKHN
- the GLCE gene encoding D-glucuronyl C5-epimerase isoform X2; translation: MSFEGYNVEVRDRVKCISGVEGVPLSTQWGPQGYFYPIQIAQYGLSHYSKNLTEKPPHIEVYETAEEKDRGSRAAEWIVPKGCSLSTVPDKAKFTSVKHFVAPENTEGVSLQLGNTRDFIISFDLKFVTNGSISVLLETTEKNQLFTVHYVSNTQLIAFRERDIYYGIGARTAWSTVTRDLVTDLRKGVGLSNTKAVKQTKIMPKKVVRLIAKGRGFLDNVTISATAHMAAFFAASNWLVRNQDERGGWPIMVTRKLGEGFKSLDPGWYSAMAQGQAISTLVRAYLLTKEHAFLSAALRATAPYKLPSEQHGVKAVFMNRHDWYEEYPTSPSSFVLNGFMYSLIGLYDLKETAGEKLGKEARLLYERGMESLKAMLPLYDTGSGTIYDLRHFMLGTAPNLARWDYHTTHINQLQLLSTIDEAPIFKEFVRRWKSYLRGGRAKHN